A genomic segment from Rhodospirillum centenum SW encodes:
- the sufB gene encoding Fe-S cluster assembly protein SufB has protein sequence MAATDQTLEQVRNLTETKYKYGFFTDIESEMAPKGLNEDIVRFISAKKQEPEWLLEWRLKAYRHWLTMTEPDWAMLKYPPIDFQDSYYYAAPKVTEKPKSLDEVDPELLRTYEKLGIPLREQEILAGVEGAGDVPAVAVDAVFDSVSVATTFKKKLEEKGIIFCSISEAIQTHPELVRQYLGSVVPYSDNFYATLNSAVFTDGSFVYIPKGVRCPMELSTYFRINAKNTGQFERTLIIADEGSYVSYLEGCTAPQRDENQLHAAVVELIALDDAQIKYSTVQNWYPGDENGKGGIYNFVTKRGACRGRNSKISWTQVETGSAITWKYPSCILQGDNSVGEFYSVAITNNMQQADTGTKMIHIGKNTRSTIVSKGISAGRAQNTYRGLVKILPKADGARNYTQCDSLLIGDRCGAHTVPYIENRNRSARVEHEATTAKISEDQLFYCRSRGLAEEDAVGLIVNGFCKEVLKELPMEFAVEAQKLVAISLEGSVG, from the coding sequence ATGGCGGCCACGGATCAGACCCTGGAACAGGTGCGCAACCTGACCGAGACGAAGTACAAGTACGGCTTCTTCACCGACATCGAATCGGAGATGGCGCCGAAGGGGCTGAACGAGGACATCGTCCGGTTCATCTCGGCCAAGAAGCAGGAGCCCGAGTGGCTGCTGGAATGGCGGCTGAAGGCGTACCGGCACTGGCTGACCATGACGGAGCCGGACTGGGCGATGCTGAAGTATCCGCCCATCGACTTCCAGGACTCCTACTACTACGCCGCGCCGAAGGTGACGGAGAAGCCGAAGTCCCTGGACGAGGTCGATCCCGAGCTGCTGCGCACCTACGAGAAGCTGGGCATCCCCCTGCGCGAGCAGGAAATCCTGGCCGGCGTGGAGGGGGCGGGCGACGTTCCGGCCGTGGCCGTGGACGCCGTGTTCGACAGCGTGTCCGTCGCCACCACCTTCAAGAAGAAGCTGGAGGAGAAGGGCATCATCTTCTGCTCCATCTCCGAGGCGATCCAGACCCACCCCGAGCTGGTGCGCCAGTATCTGGGCTCGGTCGTGCCCTATTCGGACAATTTCTACGCCACGCTGAACAGCGCCGTCTTCACCGACGGCAGCTTCGTCTACATCCCCAAGGGCGTGCGCTGCCCGATGGAACTGTCCACCTACTTCCGCATCAATGCGAAAAACACCGGCCAGTTCGAGCGCACCCTGATCATCGCGGACGAAGGCTCCTACGTCAGCTATCTGGAGGGCTGCACGGCGCCGCAGCGCGACGAGAACCAGCTCCACGCTGCCGTGGTCGAGCTGATCGCGCTGGACGATGCGCAGATCAAGTACAGCACCGTGCAGAACTGGTATCCGGGCGACGAGAACGGCAAGGGCGGCATCTACAACTTCGTGACCAAGCGCGGCGCCTGCCGCGGCCGCAACTCGAAGATTTCCTGGACCCAGGTGGAGACCGGATCGGCCATTACCTGGAAGTATCCGAGCTGCATCCTCCAGGGCGACAATTCGGTAGGCGAGTTCTATTCGGTCGCCATCACCAACAACATGCAGCAGGCCGATACCGGCACGAAGATGATCCATATCGGGAAGAACACCCGCTCGACGATCGTCTCCAAGGGCATCTCCGCCGGCCGCGCGCAGAACACCTACCGCGGTCTGGTGAAGATCCTGCCGAAGGCGGACGGGGCGCGGAACTACACCCAGTGCGACAGCCTGCTGATCGGCGACCGCTGCGGCGCCCATACGGTGCCCTACATCGAGAACCGCAACCGCAGCGCCCGCGTCGAGCATGAGGCGACCACCGCCAAGATCAGCGAGGATCAGCTCTTCTACTGCCGCTCCCGCGGGCTGGCGGAGGAGGACGCGGTCGGCCTGATCGTCAACGGCTTCTGCAAGGAGGTCCTGAAGGAGCTGCCGATGGAGTTCGCGGTGGAGGCCCAGAAGCTCGTCGCTATCAGCCTGGAGGGGAGCGTGGGCTGA
- a CDS encoding SUF system Fe-S cluster assembly regulator: MLRLSKLTDYAVVVLTAMARSDAPVHTAASLAERTGLPVPTVQKLLKQLARGGILASQRGAAGGYALLREDTDVTVAEIIEAIDGPIALTDCVDGAEGACGVQSLCPRRGSWDKVNEAVRRALDGVSLADMALPSIPDFGIAPALATDPRSEDKVRRAALAG; this comes from the coding sequence ATGCTCAGGCTCAGCAAGCTGACGGATTATGCCGTGGTGGTTCTGACCGCCATGGCGCGCAGCGACGCGCCGGTGCATACCGCCGCCTCGCTGGCCGAGCGCACGGGCCTGCCGGTGCCGACGGTGCAGAAGCTGCTGAAACAGCTCGCCCGCGGCGGCATCCTGGCTTCCCAGCGCGGGGCGGCGGGCGGCTACGCCCTGCTGCGCGAAGACACGGACGTCACCGTGGCGGAGATCATCGAAGCCATCGACGGCCCCATCGCGCTGACCGACTGCGTGGACGGGGCGGAGGGCGCCTGCGGGGTGCAGTCGCTGTGCCCGCGCCGGGGAAGCTGGGACAAGGTGAACGAAGCCGTGCGCCGCGCGCTCGACGGGGTGTCGCTGGCAGACATGGCACTACCGTCCATACCGGACTTCGGCATCGCTCCGGCCCTGGCCACGGACCCCCGGTCCGAGGACAAGGTGCGGCGCGCGGCACTGGCCGGCTGA
- a CDS encoding ISAs1 family transposase: MAGIFRISFQGLPDPRTGNARRHALLDVLTIALTASICGAESCVDFATFARDRRALFEEFLELPGGLPSHDTFSRVFRLLDPVAFSRCFQQFLDHLGEDGAGVLAIDGKTLRRSFDRAAGRSALHVVSAFASGARMIVGQRAVAAGENEIVAARALLELFDLKGVLVTGDALHAQERTAQTILERGGDWLFPLKDNRPALRAEVERYFADPATVLAVPHVTTDADHGRIEVRRHWVSHDVAWLASDRRFPDEAVLPGLKILGLVERTVTSPDGRTTATRTLYLSSAALEPKTLARAVRAHWSIEAAVHWVLDTSFDEDRARNRKDHGPENLATLRKLALNVVRSANNQDSIRLRRKRAGWSDDYARTILGQMR, from the coding sequence ATGGCTGGAATTTTTCGGATTTCGTTTCAAGGTCTTCCCGATCCGCGGACAGGGAATGCGCGGCGTCACGCTCTTCTGGATGTTCTGACGATTGCGTTGACGGCGTCGATCTGCGGGGCGGAAAGCTGCGTGGACTTTGCGACCTTCGCGCGGGACCGGCGGGCCTTGTTCGAGGAGTTCCTCGAGCTTCCCGGCGGGCTGCCCAGCCACGACACGTTTTCACGGGTATTCCGGCTTCTGGACCCGGTGGCGTTTTCCCGCTGTTTCCAGCAGTTCCTTGATCATCTGGGGGAGGATGGGGCCGGGGTCCTGGCCATTGACGGCAAGACGCTACGGCGCTCCTTCGACCGGGCGGCGGGGCGTTCGGCTCTACATGTGGTGAGCGCGTTTGCGTCCGGCGCGCGGATGATCGTGGGGCAGCGGGCGGTGGCCGCGGGCGAGAACGAGATCGTGGCGGCGCGGGCGTTGCTGGAACTGTTCGATCTCAAGGGTGTGCTGGTAACCGGTGACGCTCTGCACGCGCAGGAGCGGACGGCGCAGACCATCCTGGAGCGGGGCGGCGACTGGCTTTTTCCGCTGAAAGACAACCGCCCTGCGCTACGGGCCGAGGTTGAGCGCTACTTCGCGGACCCGGCAACGGTTCTGGCCGTGCCCCATGTCACCACCGATGCCGACCACGGTCGTATCGAGGTGCGCCGCCACTGGGTAAGCCACGACGTGGCCTGGCTCGCCTCCGACCGACGTTTCCCCGACGAGGCCGTACTGCCGGGCCTGAAGATCCTGGGCCTGGTCGAACGCACGGTCACGAGCCCCGACGGCCGCACTACCGCCACCCGAACCCTCTATCTCTCCTCCGCCGCGCTGGAGCCCAAGACGCTCGCCCGCGCCGTCCGCGCCCACTGGAGCATCGAGGCCGCCGTCCATTGGGTGCTCGACACCTCCTTCGACGAAGACCGCGCCCGTAACCGCAAGGACCATGGCCCGGAAAACCTCGCCACACTCCGAAAACTCGCACTCAACGTCGTCCGCTCCGCCAACAACCAGGATTCCATCCGCCTCCGCAGAAAACGCGCCGGATGGTCCGACGACTATGCCCGAACCATCCTCGGGCAAATGCGATAG